One genomic region from Bradyrhizobium icense encodes:
- a CDS encoding universal stress protein: protein MRRLAVIKDIVVNLATGNSRDPTTAYAISVARMFDAQIAGIAMCHSPAIVAGGMEAVPADVIESLREESARAANGAIERFKQAAAQAHLPAEAQMVEASIGGTPRIFGHIARTFDLAIVAQTQPEAVTSTDVAAEAAMFESGRPIVVVPSIQKDGIKLGCILVCWDGSRTAARALADSMPFLERAKSIEVINVGNGRREAEESLAAVGRHLARHGLNCSAKALIADGTDVTNVILSHAADLSADLIVMGGYGHSRLREFVLGGVTRGILDTMTVPVLMSH, encoded by the coding sequence ATGAGGAGGCTGGCCGTGATTAAGGATATTGTCGTCAATTTGGCGACCGGTAACTCTCGCGATCCGACAACAGCATACGCGATATCCGTCGCCAGGATGTTCGACGCCCAGATTGCAGGGATCGCAATGTGTCACTCCCCAGCGATTGTGGCCGGCGGCATGGAGGCGGTTCCGGCCGATGTAATCGAGTCGCTGCGCGAAGAGAGCGCCAGGGCGGCAAACGGGGCCATCGAAAGATTCAAACAGGCCGCGGCGCAGGCTCATCTTCCCGCCGAGGCGCAGATGGTCGAGGCCAGCATTGGAGGGACCCCAAGGATTTTTGGCCACATTGCGCGGACGTTCGATCTTGCAATCGTTGCGCAGACCCAGCCCGAAGCGGTGACGTCCACAGACGTTGCCGCTGAAGCAGCGATGTTTGAATCCGGACGGCCTATCGTCGTCGTACCCAGTATCCAAAAGGACGGCATCAAGCTCGGCTGCATTCTCGTCTGCTGGGACGGAAGCCGCACCGCCGCGCGGGCGCTCGCGGATTCCATGCCGTTCTTGGAGCGCGCGAAGTCGATCGAGGTGATCAACGTAGGTAATGGCCGTCGGGAGGCCGAAGAATCCCTGGCGGCCGTTGGCAGACACTTGGCGCGCCACGGCCTGAACTGTAGCGCCAAAGCGCTCATCGCCGATGGGACCGATGTCACCAACGTAATCCTGTCGCACGCGGCAGATCTATCAGCCGACCTTATCGTAATGGGCGGCTACGGCCATTCGCGGCTGCGCGAGTTCGTCCTCGGGGGCGTGACGCGCGGCATTCTCGACACGATGACCGTTCCGGTACTGATGTCGCATTAA
- a CDS encoding DUF4167 domain-containing protein, whose translation MELARAEALRGDLIAAENHLQHAEHYLRSMRDEAQGGRLSPQPAISPKQRL comes from the coding sequence TTGGAGTTGGCTCGCGCCGAAGCGCTGAGGGGGGATCTGATCGCAGCGGAAAATCATCTTCAGCACGCCGAGCACTATTTGCGGTCGATGCGCGATGAGGCGCAAGGCGGCCGGCTCTCGCCGCAGCCGGCAATCTCGCCCAAGCAGCGGCTGTGA